In Candidatus Methylacidithermus pantelleriae, a genomic segment contains:
- a CDS encoding TylF/MycF/NovP-related O-methyltransferase, whose translation MDQVSQDNVSNMTNATMKTIGFYDEGDVSYLRNLYLDLLKKSLTFRLYREQIGVLNVWRRSRWLNEVMRWFLRSLEQRGLILAKRYPEESALDGSLWPVYAHTMVGWKRLTNLQQCVEDVLSNAVEGDLLEAGVWRGGCAIFMKGMLAAYGDTIRKVFVADSFAGLPPPDPLKNPADAGSRWHEVSYFAVSEEEVRDNFRRYGLLDNRVVFLRGYFEETLPTAPVEKLAILRADGDLYSSTMAILTSLYEKLSVGGYCIIDDYYAIKGCRVAVEEFRKERGILSPLREIDGVGVYWKKE comes from the coding sequence ATGGACCAAGTTAGCCAAGACAACGTGTCCAACATGACGAATGCAACGATGAAAACCATTGGTTTTTATGACGAAGGTGATGTTTCCTACCTTCGCAACCTTTATTTGGATCTTTTGAAAAAGAGTCTTACCTTTCGATTGTACCGCGAACAAATCGGGGTGCTAAACGTATGGCGTCGGTCCCGTTGGTTGAATGAGGTTATGCGGTGGTTTCTGCGTTCGCTTGAGCAACGGGGGCTGATTTTAGCAAAACGCTATCCCGAAGAAAGCGCGTTGGACGGTTCTCTCTGGCCAGTATACGCGCACACGATGGTTGGCTGGAAGCGGCTGACAAATCTCCAGCAATGTGTTGAAGACGTTCTTTCAAATGCAGTGGAGGGGGACCTCCTGGAGGCGGGGGTTTGGCGAGGAGGATGTGCGATCTTCATGAAGGGTATGCTTGCCGCCTACGGAGATACGATAAGGAAAGTTTTCGTTGCCGACTCCTTTGCCGGGTTACCTCCGCCGGATCCTTTGAAGAATCCAGCCGACGCCGGGTCACGATGGCACGAGGTATCCTATTTTGCAGTTTCCGAAGAGGAGGTCCGAGATAATTTCCGACGCTACGGCCTTTTGGACAATCGGGTGGTGTTCCTTAGAGGCTATTTTGAGGAAACACTTCCTACTGCCCCAGTCGAGAAGCTTGCGATTCTCCGCGCCGACGGGGACCTATATAGTTCGACCATGGCGATTCTCACCTCTCTGTATGAGAAGCTGAGTGTTGGAGGATATTGCATCATTGATGATTATTATGCTATCAAAGGCTGTAGGGTAGCCGTCGAGGAATTTCGCAAGGAGAGGGGGATTCTATCGCCGTTACGTGAGATCGATGGAGTCGGTGTATACTGGAAAAAAGAGTAA
- a CDS encoding WD40/YVTN/BNR-like repeat-containing protein: MTGSREIWLLEGIHGQAKAWLWHSTDDGSSWAEVLPGKLLSATDLVCRGNLRMVLCGDFTSYWSLDQGKSWAPLPFLGGIRAAIPGDVRIETGFVVYVLCAGSSGHRRVPQVFKSTDSGRSWRELAFFEKLPRPRTIFFSTSWQGWMGLEDGVLLATKDGGESWIKLPFPERRPIQALWCDSLGRGYVAVDNSDFRQLGAAVFATSDGGKTWQEVLSGAKNINGFFSSGPDFVCGVGNTPGPIGSDLVIFFKQ, from the coding sequence ATGACCGGCTCACGGGAGATCTGGCTTCTGGAAGGAATTCACGGGCAAGCCAAAGCCTGGCTTTGGCATTCGACGGACGATGGGAGCTCATGGGCGGAAGTTTTGCCTGGCAAGCTCTTGAGCGCTACTGACCTTGTGTGCAGAGGTAACCTGAGGATGGTTCTTTGCGGGGACTTCACAAGCTATTGGAGCCTTGATCAAGGTAAGAGCTGGGCGCCGCTCCCTTTCTTGGGCGGGATTCGAGCGGCGATCCCTGGCGATGTCCGGATAGAAACGGGCTTTGTTGTATACGTGCTCTGTGCAGGCAGCTCGGGGCACCGGAGAGTGCCCCAAGTTTTTAAAAGTACTGATTCGGGCCGGTCTTGGAGGGAGCTGGCTTTTTTTGAAAAGCTTCCAAGGCCCCGAACAATTTTCTTTTCGACAAGCTGGCAGGGATGGATGGGCCTGGAGGATGGGGTGCTTTTAGCCACAAAGGACGGGGGAGAGAGCTGGATTAAGCTGCCTTTCCCTGAGAGGCGTCCAATCCAGGCGCTCTGGTGTGATTCTCTGGGCCGTGGGTATGTGGCTGTCGACAATTCGGACTTTCGTCAATTAGGAGCGGCCGTATTCGCGACTTCGGATGGCGGGAAAACGTGGCAGGAAGTTCTTAGCGGCGCAAAGAACATCAATGGTTTTTTTTCCTCGGGACCGGATTTTGTCTGCGGAGTGGGAAATACGCCAGGCCCAATCGGTAGTGATTTAGTCATCTTTTTCAAGCAGTAA